ACCAGCACTTTCCAAAAAGTCAATAATACCTAATTTTTTAGCTTCTTCTTCACTATAAATTGCAACCACTTCTCCATCTTCTAATAAATCTATTTCTTGATTAAAATCTTTATTTTGCATTAATTTCCCCTATCTTTTGTTTTATCATTATGTTTTTTTTCATTTGTTATTTTCATAAAATCAGTAAAATCAAAACCTTTAGACAATTCAATTTTAAACTGCTTAGATACTTGCTCCCAATCAAAAATTTCTATCTTTTTGCAGGTATTTTTAAGTTGTTCTGCAAGTGCTTTTGCTCCATTCTTCCCAGCATCATCATAGTCATAACAAATAGTTATATTAGTATCTTTAAAAAGATGAATATATTTATCTTCTACTAAACTTGTAGCAGAACCAAGAGTGATCGCTCTAAATCCATTTGCAATTGCATTTAAACAATCTTTTTCTCCTTCAACAACCAAAATAGCTTTATTTAAATTAGTTCTATATTCATTAAGATCGTTTAAATTAAAAGGGCAACGCTTTTTACCTTTTGAAAACATTACTTTTGGTAACTGTATTAATTCTTTATTACTACCCACGAATGGCTTAGGACTAGGATTATATTTCCATAAAGTCATAGCCTTATTATCAAGATCACGAATAGGCATTATTAACCTATCTGATTCTTTAGAATATCCTATCTGATATTTTTTAGCTAATTCAATTCTTTTGTGATTATCAATATTTGGCAATGTTTGTTTTAAAAGTTCGCTATAACGAGTAAAATTTTCTTTTCTTTGCAATTCGTAATTAGATATATAATCTTCACTTATAGATAGCGATGAATGCTCCTTGTTTTCTTTAAAACTAGGTTCGCTTAGTGCATATTGTTTATTATTTACACCCATAAATTCATTTACTTTATCAAAAGCTTCCTTTTTAGAATAATTATGAAATTCACACAATAAATCAACACAAGAACCATACCAACCACTACCGAAATCTTTAATTCTGCCATTAAGATTGATTGAAGCACTTGCAGTTTTTTCATCTCTTAATTTAAATCTAAAATATCTATCAACTTCATAACCTAATTGAGTAAGTATGTATGCAGTATCTTCTCTAGTATTCATTTTACCCCCTTTATTTAATAATTGCATTAGTATTTTTATATACTATTTTTTGTTTTTTTCGCAATTTATTTAAAACCTTTATATTGTAATTGTTATTTGAAATTCTACCATTATAACAATTTAGACCTTTGTAATTAAATCCCCATTTTTTAAAACATTTGGCTAGATATGCACTTGCATATCGCACATTAATTTCTGGATCATACAAATCATTTAATGTTAAACCTAATTTTTTTAAATTTTCTTCATGTATAGAATTAACTTGCATCAAACCTATATCGTAAGTGCCATTGTCGTTTGCTTTATTTATCGCACTTGGATTAAAATTACTTTCAGTTTTTGCTATTGCCCACAAAAGCTGCGATGGAATCTTATGTATTTTAGAGTATTTAACAAATAACGCATCATAGGCATTTTCATTTGCAAAACAAATAAAAGGCAATAGTAAAATAAAAATTAATTTATTTTTTATCATCTTTTTTGAGATCTTTATACTCAAATTTACCTATATCTGTTTCTAATATTAATTTTTTTATAGGATAACAACCTGAAACGAAGTAAAATTTTTCCCCTTCTTTCAATTTAATTTCAATTTTTTTTCTTTCTATTATTGATTTGGTATTTTTCACACCTTTGTCTGTAAATTCTGTTGAATAGCCATATTTAATCATTTCATTACCGTTTTCCGATACATCCCAAAAATTATGCATATTTATAGGGATCTCTAATCCACATTTTCCATCTTCAGCAACAATAGAAGTAATAGTAGTATCAGTTTTTGCTTGAAAAAATAAACAATGTTTTATATATTTACTAACATATTCATGTCCGAAATTTGGTTTATTAATATCTTCTCCACAAGAGATAAAAAGTGTCGCTGTAGCTAATGCTACTAAAATTT
This is a stretch of genomic DNA from Campylobacter sp. RM12651. It encodes these proteins:
- a CDS encoding toprim domain-containing protein — encoded protein: MNTREDTAYILTQLGYEVDRYFRFKLRDEKTASASINLNGRIKDFGSGWYGSCVDLLCEFHNYSKKEAFDKVNEFMGVNNKQYALSEPSFKENKEHSSLSISEDYISNYELQRKENFTRYSELLKQTLPNIDNHKRIELAKKYQIGYSKESDRLIMPIRDLDNKAMTLWKYNPSPKPFVGSNKELIQLPKVMFSKGKKRCPFNLNDLNEYRTNLNKAILVVEGEKDCLNAIANGFRAITLGSATSLVEDKYIHLFKDTNITICYDYDDAGKNGAKALAEQLKNTCKKIEIFDWEQVSKQFKIELSKGFDFTDFMKITNEKKHNDKTKDRGN
- a CDS encoding lytic transglycosylase domain-containing protein; translated protein: MIKNKLIFILLLPFICFANENAYDALFVKYSKIHKIPSQLLWAIAKTESNFNPSAINKANDNGTYDIGLMQVNSIHEENLKKLGLTLNDLYDPEINVRYASAYLAKCFKKWGFNYKGLNCYNGRISNNNYNIKVLNKLRKKQKIVYKNTNAIIK